The following proteins come from a genomic window of Proteinivorax hydrogeniformans:
- the hpt gene encoding hypoxanthine phosphoribosyltransferase: MVDGVVDKVLFSEKDLAEKVSELGKQIAEDYKDKDLLLVCVLKGGILFMSDLSKKIDIPLKMDFIAVSSYGDSTTTSGVVQILKDLDTSIEGKHVLIVEDIIDSGLTLKYLLGNLKTRKPASLKVCTLLDKPERRTVDLKPDYCGFSIENHFVVGYGLDFMQMFRNVPYIFIPKQEYVENMQSS, translated from the coding sequence ATGGTAGATGGTGTAGTTGATAAAGTACTGTTTTCAGAAAAAGATCTCGCTGAAAAAGTGTCAGAATTGGGTAAACAGATTGCCGAAGATTATAAGGATAAAGATCTATTGCTAGTTTGTGTTCTTAAGGGAGGTATTTTGTTTATGAGTGACCTTTCTAAGAAAATAGATATTCCTTTAAAAATGGACTTTATTGCGGTATCGTCCTATGGAGATTCCACTACTACTTCAGGTGTTGTTCAAATTTTAAAGGATTTAGATACCTCTATAGAAGGAAAACATGTGTTAATAGTAGAAGATATAATAGATAGCGGTTTAACCTTAAAATATCTGCTGGGTAATTTAAAAACTAGAAAACCAGCCTCGCTGAAAGTTTGTACCCTTTTAGATAAGCCAGAAAGAAGAACTGTAGATCTAAAACCCGACTACTGCGGGTTTTCCATAGAAAACCACTTTGTGGTAGGCTATGGATTGGATTTTATGCAAATGTTTCGTAATGTTCCATACATTTTTATACCAAAACAAGAATATGTTGAAAACATGCAATCCTCCTAA
- the ftsH gene encoding ATP-dependent zinc metalloprotease FtsH, with translation MNHRKVTIWVLIFLIGIALFRGGLPLGEVPDEISYKEFLTLIENEQIGDTVTIQERRITGARAEEGEFVTLVPTEGKLDEVVDALIALEVDINVTEPEGPSLILQMLTWVLPFVLLMVIFFFFMQQSQGGGSRVMNFGKSKAKLHDSSDKDVTFKDVAGVEEAKEDLEEVVHFLKEPKKFNELGARIPKGVLLFGPPGTGKTLLAKAVAGEAGVPFFSISGSDFVEMFVGVGASRVRDLFENAKKNSPCIIFIDEIDAVGRQRGAGLGGGHDEREQTLNQLLVEMDGFGPNEGIIVMAATNRPDILDNALLRPGRFDRQVTVDSPDVKGREQILNVHSDGKPLDDDVKLEVLARRTPGFTGADLENLVNEGALLAARRDSKTISMDDLENAIDRVIAGPEKKSRVMNEKERKILAYHEAGHAVVSHFLEHADPVHKVTIVPRGRAGGYTLSLPKEDRFLLTRSEILAKLSVLLGGRVAEDIVLGEISTGAQNDIERVTSLTRKLIMEYGMSDKLGPLTFGQKQDQVFLGRDINRDRDYSEEVASAIDKEIKNIVNSSYQEAVDILTEKRDRLDSLADSLLDKETINVDQFNELMDGSTDETPSDHEEQE, from the coding sequence ATGAATCACAGGAAGGTAACGATTTGGGTTTTAATTTTTCTAATTGGTATAGCGCTCTTTAGGGGTGGTTTGCCATTAGGTGAAGTGCCAGATGAAATAAGTTATAAAGAATTTCTTACATTGATAGAAAATGAACAAATTGGTGACACAGTCACCATACAAGAAAGAAGAATTACGGGAGCTAGAGCAGAAGAAGGTGAGTTTGTTACACTAGTACCGACAGAAGGTAAGTTAGATGAAGTTGTAGATGCCCTGATAGCTTTGGAAGTTGATATAAACGTAACTGAGCCCGAGGGTCCTAGCTTAATACTACAAATGCTAACTTGGGTGCTGCCTTTTGTCCTGCTAATGGTTATATTTTTCTTTTTTATGCAACAGTCCCAAGGTGGCGGGAGCAGAGTCATGAACTTTGGTAAAAGTAAAGCAAAGCTTCACGACTCCTCCGATAAAGATGTGACCTTTAAAGATGTTGCTGGGGTAGAGGAAGCAAAAGAAGATTTAGAAGAGGTTGTACACTTTTTAAAGGAACCGAAAAAGTTTAACGAATTAGGAGCTAGGATACCCAAAGGAGTTCTATTATTTGGGCCTCCAGGCACTGGTAAAACTTTGCTAGCAAAAGCAGTAGCTGGAGAAGCAGGAGTGCCGTTTTTCAGCATAAGTGGTTCTGACTTTGTGGAAATGTTTGTCGGTGTTGGTGCTTCTAGAGTTAGAGACCTGTTTGAAAATGCCAAGAAAAACTCCCCATGCATTATATTTATAGACGAAATTGATGCTGTGGGTAGACAAAGAGGAGCTGGACTAGGCGGAGGTCATGATGAGAGAGAGCAAACCTTAAACCAACTACTAGTTGAGATGGATGGCTTTGGTCCAAACGAGGGAATTATCGTAATGGCAGCTACTAACAGGCCAGATATTTTAGATAACGCTTTACTACGTCCTGGAAGGTTTGATAGACAGGTTACTGTTGATTCGCCCGATGTTAAAGGCAGAGAGCAAATCCTAAACGTTCACTCTGATGGAAAACCTCTAGATGACGATGTTAAGCTTGAAGTACTAGCTAGGCGTACACCAGGGTTTACCGGTGCTGATCTAGAGAACTTAGTTAACGAGGGCGCATTATTGGCCGCTAGAAGAGATAGCAAGACAATATCCATGGATGATCTAGAAAATGCCATTGATAGGGTTATAGCTGGTCCGGAAAAGAAATCTAGAGTTATGAATGAAAAGGAAAGAAAAATATTGGCATACCACGAAGCTGGGCACGCAGTAGTGAGTCACTTTTTAGAACATGCGGATCCAGTTCATAAAGTCACAATAGTACCAAGAGGAAGAGCGGGAGGGTATACGCTTTCTCTTCCTAAAGAAGATAGATTCTTATTAACCAGATCTGAAATTTTGGCTAAGCTATCCGTCTTACTAGGTGGTAGGGTAGCCGAAGATATAGTTTTAGGAGAAATAAGCACTGGTGCACAAAATGATATAGAGCGAGTAACTTCCTTAACTAGAAAACTTATCATGGAATATGGTATGAGTGATAAGCTTGGACCTCTTACCTTTGGACAGAAGCAAGACCAGGTGTTTTTAGGTAGAGACATAAACAGGGATAGAGACTATAGTGAGGAAGTGGCATCTGCAATTGATAAAGAAATAAAAAATATTGTAAACAGCAGTTATCAAGAAGCTGTTGATATCCTAACAGAGAAAAGAGATAGATTAGATAGTTTAGCTGACTCGTTATTGGATAAAGAAACAATAAATGTTGATCAGTTCAATGAACTTATGGACGGCTCTACAGATGAGACGCCATCTGACCATGAAGAACAAGAGTAA